A single window of Nasonia vitripennis strain AsymCx chromosome 4, Nvit_psr_1.1, whole genome shotgun sequence DNA harbors:
- the LOC100119795 gene encoding cholesterol 7-desaturase, with protein sequence MNIVYVKFKILAMPPNIKTKVWENVEVNGVIFIWYYIENASPYWWLKQEEAITKYQLQYQGCNEFYINCHIQDIPENDADWAHLGIVYGPAMLPTSRFSRLMHHSWDNIIWSKKSDMYQNDTTDESLPEQSKN encoded by the exons ATGA aTATTGTCtacgtaaaatttaaaattttagccaTGCCGCCGAATATAAAAACCAAAGTATGGGAAAACGTTGAGGTCAACGGAGTAATCTTCATATGGTATTACATAGAAAATGCTTCACCCTACTGGTGGCTGAAGCAGGAAGAAGCAATTACAAAATACCAGCTGCAATACCAAGGGTGTAATGAATTCTATATCAATTGTCATATACAA GATATTCCTGAAAATGATGCAGATTGGGCCCACTTGGGCATCGTTTATGGTCCAGCTATGCTGCCAACAAGCAGGTTCTCCAGGTTGATGCATCACTCGTGGGACAACATAATTTGGTCCAAGAAATCTGACATGTATCAAAACGATACCACTGATGAATCTTTGCCAGAGCAGAGCAAAAATTAG